A single region of the Streptomyces sp. AM 4-1-1 genome encodes:
- a CDS encoding cysteine synthase family protein translates to MANPLAVSVAASSEDLIGDTPLLRLRLHGLPADAHVLAKLEAANPLSSIKDRAALFMMRAAEESGELLPGATVIESTSGNTGIALASLATVRGHPCRIVLPDNASRERVLTLRMLGADVEFTDHTLGFAGCVERAEELHARTPGSWYARQHENPANVRAHYESTGPEIWRDTGGRVDHLVCAVGTGGTLTGIARFLRERNPDLHVVAVEPEGSALLSGGPPGPHRIPGLNGGFISPVTDVTLIDEVVAVSDEDAAAATRAVAATSGLLVGVSSGAAAHACLELARRHDLSGATVVTVFPDTGERYLSWWPAEAEPAG, encoded by the coding sequence GTGGCGAACCCACTCGCCGTCAGCGTCGCCGCCTCGTCCGAGGACCTGATCGGCGACACCCCGCTGCTGAGGCTCCGCCTCCACGGGCTGCCCGCCGACGCCCACGTACTGGCCAAGCTGGAGGCGGCCAACCCGCTGTCCAGCATCAAGGACCGGGCCGCGCTCTTCATGATGCGGGCCGCCGAGGAGTCCGGCGAACTGCTGCCCGGCGCGACCGTCATCGAGTCGACGTCGGGCAACACCGGGATCGCGCTCGCCTCGCTGGCCACCGTGCGCGGCCACCCGTGCCGGATCGTGCTGCCCGACAACGCCTCCCGCGAACGCGTCCTGACCCTGCGGATGCTGGGGGCCGACGTCGAGTTCACCGACCACACCCTGGGCTTCGCCGGGTGCGTGGAACGCGCCGAGGAACTGCACGCGCGGACACCGGGCTCCTGGTACGCGCGCCAGCACGAGAACCCCGCCAATGTGCGCGCCCACTACGAGTCCACCGGGCCGGAGATCTGGCGGGACACCGGGGGCCGGGTCGACCACCTGGTGTGCGCGGTGGGCACCGGCGGCACCCTCACCGGCATCGCCCGCTTCCTGCGCGAGCGGAACCCGGACCTCCACGTCGTCGCCGTCGAACCGGAGGGTTCCGCGCTGCTGTCCGGCGGCCCGCCGGGACCGCACCGCATCCCCGGCCTCAACGGCGGCTTCATCAGCCCGGTCACCGACGTCACCCTCATCGACGAGGTCGTCGCGGTCTCCGACGAGGACGCCGCCGCGGCCACCCGGGCCGTCGCCGCCACCAGCGGGCTGCTCGTCGGTGTCTCCTCCGGCGCCGCCGCGCACGCCTGTCTCGAACTGGCCCGCCGTCACGACCTGTCGGGTGCCACCGTCGTGACCGTCTTCCCCGACACGGGGGAGCGCTACCTCAGCTGGTGGCCCGCCGAAGCCGAGCCCGCCGGATGA
- a CDS encoding MFS transporter: MRRMSWRDYLPTTPAGRTFASISLINAVGTGLFLAASAVFFVRSVGLTPAQVGAGLAVSGIVGFLTTVPIGAAADRFGARRTLIVLQLWRACGFAALCLVHGPVGFTVVSSCLAAAEAATQPMTQAVASATVAGTDRTRTMAIIRTVRNAGFSLGALLAAPLLAADSLWAYRGIVLGTAAAFVVSALMLTRLRIDGADAVQRKVGPLTALRDFRDWRYLLLTGLNGVLNLHVTILAVGIPLWVIGSTSMPAGLLPVLVLINTLMSIVLQVPVSRAAERAGGAVRALRLGGLAMVLCCVALAAAAGPGSPWAAAAVLVVACVLLTFGEMWQATGGWELSYDFAPEDRKGVYLSVFSLGGTGQRIVGPALVTSVVIAAGPAGWLGLAVVFGVAAVLVTPVTRLLRVTAPVPVEGLSR, encoded by the coding sequence ATGAGACGGATGTCCTGGCGGGACTACCTGCCCACCACCCCGGCGGGCCGCACCTTCGCGTCGATCTCCCTGATCAACGCGGTCGGGACCGGTCTCTTCCTCGCCGCCTCCGCGGTGTTCTTCGTCCGCTCGGTCGGCCTCACCCCCGCCCAGGTGGGTGCCGGGCTGGCCGTCTCGGGCATCGTCGGCTTCCTGACGACGGTGCCGATCGGGGCGGCGGCCGACCGCTTCGGCGCCCGCCGCACCCTGATCGTGCTCCAGCTCTGGCGGGCCTGCGGCTTCGCCGCGCTGTGTCTGGTGCACGGTCCGGTCGGCTTCACGGTCGTCTCGTCCTGTCTGGCAGCGGCGGAGGCCGCCACCCAGCCGATGACGCAGGCGGTGGCCTCCGCGACCGTGGCGGGAACCGACCGCACCCGCACCATGGCGATCATCCGTACCGTCCGCAACGCGGGCTTCTCGCTGGGCGCGCTGCTCGCGGCGCCGCTGCTGGCCGCCGACAGCCTCTGGGCGTACCGGGGCATCGTCCTCGGCACGGCCGCCGCCTTCGTCGTCTCCGCCCTGATGCTCACCCGGCTGCGGATCGACGGGGCCGACGCGGTCCAGCGCAAGGTCGGACCGCTGACGGCGCTCAGGGACTTCCGCGACTGGCGGTACCTGCTGCTGACCGGGCTCAACGGCGTGCTCAACCTGCACGTGACGATCCTGGCCGTGGGCATCCCGCTGTGGGTGATCGGGTCCACCTCGATGCCCGCCGGGCTGCTGCCCGTCCTGGTGCTGATCAACACCCTGATGTCGATCGTGCTCCAGGTCCCCGTCTCCCGGGCGGCCGAGCGCGCGGGCGGCGCGGTCCGCGCGCTGCGCCTGGGCGGCCTCGCGATGGTCCTGTGCTGCGTCGCGCTCGCGGCGGCGGCCGGTCCCGGTTCCCCGTGGGCCGCCGCCGCGGTCCTGGTCGTCGCCTGTGTGCTGCTGACGTTCGGTGAGATGTGGCAGGCCACCGGCGGCTGGGAGCTCTCGTACGACTTCGCCCCCGAGGACCGCAAGGGCGTCTACCTCTCGGTCTTCAGCCTGGGCGGCACCGGCCAGCGCATCGTGGGCCCCGCCCTCGTCACCTCCGTGGTGATCGCCGCGGGACCGGCCGGCTGGCTCGGCCTCGCGGTCGTGTTCGGCGTGGCCGCCGTGCTGGTCACCCCCGTGACCCGGCTGCTGCGGGTCACCGCCCCCGTACCCGTGGAAGGGCTCAGCCGATGA
- a CDS encoding ATP-grasp domain-containing protein, translating into MNPERALLLVGATDETVAKAKALGLHVLLLQHPSKITPEQERLADLVLIVDYTRWELVEPIARELREAPGFSAAISLTEPGLEGAARVNDLFGLGGTGHEVALRFRDKGVMRRHFAALDPEAVKAAPLREREDLAAFGGRHGYPFIVKPTDATASIGVRRVDGPSDIDQVWDEVRRLTGTRTDRVSTLFVLRDFLMEEYLDGPEYSVESFSFAGRHVVVAITEKFTDPGHCAELGHALPARLPSDVAEGVRDRVVRFLDVIGYRDGVAHTEIRIGGNGPRVIESHNRVAGDAIPELVLSAYGIDLMTLALGRPFGLVDELPDRPVAGGGASVRVLVGEPGRVESVDGVAEARRQDGVIDVRISARPGDTVRRVRDNWDRLGLVAVAGPDTTAAVRRGAEVVRDTIRVRVVADDGRTGLAEVAPVTERAVASA; encoded by the coding sequence ATGAACCCCGAGCGCGCACTGTTGCTCGTCGGTGCCACCGACGAGACCGTAGCCAAGGCCAAGGCGCTGGGCCTGCACGTCCTGCTGCTCCAGCACCCCAGCAAGATCACCCCGGAGCAGGAACGTCTCGCCGACCTCGTCCTGATCGTCGACTACACCCGGTGGGAGCTGGTGGAGCCGATCGCCCGCGAACTGCGGGAGGCGCCCGGGTTCAGCGCCGCGATATCGCTCACCGAGCCGGGACTCGAAGGCGCCGCCCGCGTCAACGACCTGTTCGGTCTCGGCGGCACCGGCCACGAAGTCGCCCTGAGGTTCCGGGACAAGGGCGTGATGCGCCGTCACTTCGCCGCCCTGGACCCGGAAGCGGTCAAGGCCGCGCCGCTGCGCGAGCGCGAGGACCTGGCGGCGTTCGGCGGCCGTCACGGCTACCCGTTCATCGTCAAGCCGACCGACGCCACCGCGAGCATCGGGGTGCGCCGGGTCGACGGTCCCTCCGACATCGATCAGGTGTGGGACGAGGTACGGCGGCTGACCGGCACCAGGACCGACCGGGTGTCGACGCTCTTCGTCCTCCGGGACTTCCTCATGGAGGAGTACCTGGACGGGCCGGAGTACAGCGTGGAGTCCTTCAGCTTCGCGGGCCGCCATGTCGTCGTGGCGATCACGGAGAAGTTCACCGACCCCGGCCACTGCGCCGAACTGGGTCACGCGCTGCCCGCCCGGCTGCCGTCGGACGTGGCGGAGGGGGTGCGTGACCGCGTGGTCCGCTTCCTCGACGTGATCGGATACCGGGACGGGGTCGCCCACACCGAGATCCGGATCGGCGGGAACGGTCCCCGGGTGATCGAGAGCCACAACCGGGTGGCGGGCGACGCCATCCCGGAGCTGGTCCTGAGCGCGTACGGCATCGATCTGATGACCCTCGCCCTCGGCCGGCCGTTCGGGCTGGTCGACGAACTTCCCGACCGCCCGGTGGCCGGTGGCGGGGCCAGTGTGCGCGTCCTGGTGGGGGAGCCGGGACGGGTGGAGTCGGTCGACGGCGTGGCGGAGGCCCGGCGCCAGGACGGGGTGATCGACGTGCGGATCAGCGCCCGGCCGGGGGACACCGTCCGGCGGGTCCGGGACAACTGGGACCGGCTCGGTCTCGTGGCGGTGGCAGGCCCCGACACGACGGCGGCGGTCCGGCGGGGCGCCGAGGTCGTCCGGGACACCATCAGGGTGCGGGTGGTCGCCGACGACGGCCGGACGGGCCTGGCCGAGGTGGCCCCGGTGACGGAGCGGGCGGTGGCGTCCGCGTGA
- a CDS encoding ATP-grasp domain-containing protein, with amino-acid sequence MNTTPPAAAAGSSPERPDAFVLTGSFLVVCRAPQYLAELSRRGLKILLITPSAWRDEAHIAMKDLSHPASAIHEVAFVDGDVTRENSYLPGVISAATRWRQEYHLVGAYAVGETQVEPTGLLADALDLPGPGLRATRACRSKQLQRWYLPEFGPVSTVVAGDGRDAIDMDSLTYPAVVKPTGRHSSSGVATVEGPHALRARLATYPPYETVLIEEKITGQEYSVESLVQGGRTVFASATRKDTTDSHANTFVELAHTVPNDRPDADATLLDANARMLDALGFRDGIAHAEWRIDASGRAYLMEVAARTPGDGLCVLYELATGVPLEPEIIKIALGEPAAYPAPTRMTRQVYPEHIPGVLRDVTLDGFDTEPAWVGDGGLWPRVEPGAPDDGPTLRAVLVHKDRGAELGPLHSSEDRAVSFFIDAPTVGELDALERRVRDALTITTVPSVPDTVTHVLVGHSPVMLGKLDGQLPPDSVLVLEEPAVIAARNLQGLADRYACVGALLPAPSQDEEHPERMAESVPRPPGVRVVVPVVEYAVVVAAALAEAWGLPGAGPTAARTLRDKGVLRAALAGTEIAQPAWRIAGSAEDVAGFRAAQGGRCVLKPANRQASLGVQLLGPDDDVAEAWAHTTTADEPSLRAPKPPGTDRYLVEQLLTGPEVSVEAVVHKGVVGFTNITAKSVQDSRHPVETGHTVPADLPEGTADALRAALAALAEAVDFRSGVLHSEWILHDGRPHLVECAGRLPGGGITALIDLAYDTDILDNLLHVLEGEGAVEALPVRQGAAVRFLAAAPGEVREVTGTAEAHAADGVHMVHLAVEPGATVLPTTSSWERAGFVIATGADGATAGENAERAAGLITVRTGSAGAASESVRTGPERAAVASESVRGRTGPEPEAGQVSVPTGAEPEAGQVSVPTGPTGAGAVPAGGGSGGGVPVPGGARARDGVAR; translated from the coding sequence CCGCGTGGCGCGACGAGGCACACATCGCGATGAAGGACCTGTCCCATCCGGCCTCCGCCATCCACGAAGTGGCCTTCGTGGACGGTGATGTCACGCGCGAGAACTCCTATCTGCCGGGCGTCATATCGGCGGCCACCCGCTGGCGCCAGGAGTACCACCTCGTCGGCGCGTACGCCGTGGGCGAGACCCAGGTCGAGCCGACCGGACTGCTCGCCGACGCGCTCGACCTGCCGGGACCCGGGCTGCGCGCCACCCGGGCGTGCCGCAGCAAGCAGCTCCAGCGCTGGTACCTCCCCGAGTTCGGCCCGGTCTCGACGGTCGTCGCGGGCGACGGGCGAGACGCCATCGACATGGACTCCCTGACCTACCCGGCCGTCGTCAAGCCCACCGGCCGGCACTCCAGTTCGGGCGTGGCGACCGTCGAGGGGCCCCACGCGCTGCGGGCCCGGCTCGCCACGTACCCGCCGTACGAGACCGTGCTGATCGAGGAGAAGATCACCGGTCAGGAGTACTCGGTGGAGAGCCTGGTCCAGGGGGGCCGCACCGTCTTCGCCTCGGCCACCCGCAAGGACACCACGGACTCGCACGCGAACACCTTCGTCGAGCTGGCCCACACCGTGCCCAACGACCGTCCGGACGCCGACGCGACGCTCCTCGACGCGAACGCGCGGATGCTGGACGCCCTGGGCTTCCGGGACGGCATCGCGCACGCCGAGTGGCGCATCGACGCGAGCGGTCGCGCCTACCTCATGGAGGTCGCCGCCCGCACGCCCGGCGACGGCCTGTGCGTCCTCTACGAACTGGCCACCGGCGTCCCGCTGGAACCCGAGATCATCAAGATCGCGCTGGGTGAGCCCGCCGCCTACCCGGCCCCGACCCGGATGACCCGCCAGGTCTACCCCGAGCACATACCCGGCGTCCTCCGGGACGTCACCCTGGACGGCTTCGACACCGAGCCCGCCTGGGTGGGCGACGGCGGACTGTGGCCGCGCGTCGAACCGGGCGCCCCCGACGACGGACCCACCCTGCGCGCCGTCCTCGTGCACAAGGACCGGGGCGCCGAACTGGGGCCGCTGCACAGCTCCGAGGACCGTGCCGTCTCCTTCTTCATCGACGCGCCGACCGTCGGGGAACTCGACGCGCTGGAGCGCCGGGTGCGCGACGCGCTGACCATCACCACCGTGCCCTCGGTACCGGACACGGTCACCCACGTCCTGGTCGGCCACAGCCCGGTGATGCTCGGCAAGCTCGACGGACAGCTGCCCCCGGACTCGGTGCTCGTCCTGGAGGAACCGGCCGTGATCGCCGCCCGGAACCTCCAGGGCCTCGCCGACCGGTACGCCTGCGTCGGCGCGCTGCTGCCCGCGCCGAGCCAGGACGAGGAGCACCCCGAGCGGATGGCGGAGAGCGTTCCGCGCCCGCCCGGGGTGCGCGTCGTCGTGCCCGTCGTCGAGTACGCGGTGGTGGTCGCCGCGGCCCTCGCCGAGGCGTGGGGACTGCCCGGGGCCGGACCGACGGCCGCCCGGACACTGCGCGACAAGGGCGTGCTGCGCGCCGCGCTGGCGGGCACCGAGATCGCCCAGCCCGCCTGGCGGATCGCCGGGAGCGCCGAGGACGTCGCCGGGTTCCGGGCCGCCCAGGGCGGGCGGTGCGTGCTGAAGCCGGCCAACCGGCAGGCCAGCCTGGGTGTCCAACTGCTCGGCCCGGACGACGACGTGGCCGAGGCGTGGGCGCACACCACCACCGCCGACGAACCCTCGCTGCGCGCCCCGAAGCCGCCGGGCACCGACCGCTACCTGGTGGAGCAACTGCTGACCGGTCCCGAGGTGAGCGTCGAGGCCGTGGTGCACAAGGGCGTCGTCGGCTTCACCAACATCACGGCCAAGAGCGTCCAGGACTCCCGCCACCCGGTCGAGACCGGCCACACCGTGCCCGCCGACCTGCCGGAGGGGACCGCGGACGCGCTGCGCGCGGCACTGGCCGCACTGGCCGAGGCCGTGGACTTCCGTTCCGGGGTGCTGCACTCCGAGTGGATTCTGCACGACGGCCGACCGCATCTGGTCGAGTGCGCGGGCCGCCTCCCGGGCGGCGGCATCACCGCGCTGATCGACCTCGCGTACGACACCGACATCCTGGACAACCTGCTGCACGTCCTGGAGGGCGAGGGAGCGGTCGAGGCGCTGCCCGTGCGGCAGGGCGCGGCGGTACGGTTCCTGGCGGCGGCCCCCGGCGAGGTCCGGGAGGTCACGGGCACGGCGGAGGCCCACGCGGCCGACGGGGTGCACATGGTCCACCTCGCGGTCGAGCCGGGTGCGACCGTGCTGCCGACCACCAGTTCCTGGGAGCGGGCCGGGTTCGTCATCGCCACGGGCGCGGACGGCGCGACAGCCGGAGAGAACGCGGAGCGGGCGGCCGGACTGATCACCGTACGGACCGGGTCGGCGGGCGCCGCGTCCGAGTCCGTGCGGACCGGGCCGGAGCGCGCGGCCGTCGCGTCCGAGTCCGTGCGGGGGAGGACCGGGCCCGAGCCGGAGGCCGGGCAGGTCTCCGTACCGACCGGAGCCGAGCCGGAGGCCGGGCAGGTCTCCGTACCGACCGGACCCACGGGCGCCGGAGCGGTCCCGGCCGGGGGCGGCTCCGGGGGCGGTGTGCCCGTCCCCGGCGGGGCTCGTGCGCGGGACGGGGTGGCCCGATGA
- the epsC gene encoding serine O-acetyltransferase EpsC: MTGALRGTRGLRRRVRETLDVVVARDPSVRSRSEAWLHPTLMSLAGHRTGNYLYRHRHYRSARLICMMTKALTGGVEIHPGAQIGRRLFIDHGCGVVIGETAVIGDDVSLFHQVTIGSTGWWQDRERDGAGGGRRHPRLGNGVTVGTGATLLGPITIGDDALIGAMSLVLDDVPKGAHVRAPGDRARTVTHPPTPPSENGTDR; the protein is encoded by the coding sequence ATGACAGGCGCGCTGAGAGGTACCCGAGGGCTGCGCCGCCGGGTACGGGAGACGCTGGACGTCGTCGTCGCCCGCGACCCCTCGGTCCGCTCCCGGAGCGAGGCGTGGCTGCACCCCACCCTGATGTCGCTGGCCGGTCACCGGACCGGCAACTACCTCTACCGGCACCGGCACTACCGCTCCGCGCGGCTGATCTGCATGATGACGAAGGCGCTCACGGGAGGGGTCGAGATCCACCCGGGCGCGCAGATCGGGCGGCGCCTCTTCATCGACCACGGCTGCGGCGTGGTGATCGGGGAGACCGCCGTCATCGGCGACGACGTCTCGCTGTTCCACCAGGTCACGATCGGCTCCACCGGCTGGTGGCAGGACCGTGAGCGTGACGGGGCGGGCGGCGGGAGGCGCCATCCCCGGCTCGGCAACGGCGTCACGGTGGGCACGGGAGCCACGCTGCTCGGCCCGATCACCATCGGCGACGACGCCCTGATCGGCGCGATGTCCCTCGTCCTGGACGACGTGCCCAAGGGCGCACACGTACGGGCGCCGGGGGACCGCGCCCGTACCGTCACGCACCCTCCGACACCCCCCTCCGAGAATGGAACGGACCGATGA
- a CDS encoding ATP-grasp domain-containing protein: protein MNDPRELLLVGIGTMGRPYLDAAARLGLRVRAVESAAVWENRPVDLAERFYRVEGGQDESWALGVSRAVAERAPDGLVAFAEPHVLSAALAQDRLGLRGPSLHAAVISRNKALQRATFAAYGVPQPAHLHVPSVDRARAWMLERLPVVVKPLTLAGSEGVELVRTPAEVADVVARRSGEGAVLVEEAVEGPEYSWEALVADGEVLFENVTAKETTAPPYFVELCHRVGHVFEQPLADRVTALTRSVLDAIGMRTGLVHLEFKVGPRGPALIEIAVRTPGDYLPDAIGLAYGFDLYEAVIRLSLGMPLDGPVTGRPVSWAATVFPTAAPGTISAISGVPEVLAHPAVVRVRLRKGVGDAVRPLSSSSQRMGHVLVNASSPDEREDALEHVRHTLSIHAEQN, encoded by the coding sequence ATGAACGACCCCAGGGAGCTGCTGCTCGTCGGCATCGGCACGATGGGCCGCCCCTACCTCGACGCCGCCGCCCGGCTCGGCCTGCGGGTGCGGGCCGTCGAGTCGGCCGCCGTCTGGGAGAACCGCCCGGTCGATCTCGCCGAGCGCTTCTACCGGGTCGAGGGCGGCCAGGACGAGTCCTGGGCCCTCGGTGTCTCCAGGGCCGTCGCCGAGCGCGCGCCGGACGGCCTGGTCGCCTTCGCCGAACCCCATGTGCTCTCCGCCGCACTCGCGCAGGACCGGCTGGGCCTGCGCGGCCCTTCGCTCCACGCGGCGGTGATCTCCCGCAACAAGGCGTTGCAGCGCGCCACCTTCGCCGCGTACGGGGTGCCGCAGCCGGCGCATCTCCACGTCCCGTCCGTCGACCGGGCACGCGCCTGGATGCTGGAGCGGCTGCCCGTCGTCGTGAAACCGTTGACGCTGGCCGGGAGCGAGGGAGTGGAACTGGTCCGCACCCCGGCGGAGGTGGCCGATGTCGTGGCCCGCCGCTCGGGCGAGGGCGCGGTGCTCGTCGAGGAGGCCGTCGAGGGGCCCGAGTACAGCTGGGAGGCGCTGGTCGCCGACGGTGAGGTGCTCTTCGAGAACGTCACCGCCAAGGAGACCACCGCGCCGCCGTACTTCGTCGAGCTGTGCCACCGCGTCGGCCACGTCTTCGAGCAGCCGCTCGCGGACCGGGTGACGGCCCTGACGCGGTCGGTGCTCGACGCGATCGGGATGCGGACGGGCCTGGTCCACCTGGAGTTCAAGGTGGGGCCGCGGGGACCGGCGCTGATCGAGATCGCGGTGCGCACCCCCGGCGACTACCTGCCGGACGCGATCGGTCTGGCGTACGGCTTCGACCTGTACGAGGCGGTGATCCGGCTCTCCCTGGGGATGCCCCTGGACGGTCCGGTGACCGGCCGTCCGGTGTCCTGGGCGGCCACCGTCTTCCCGACGGCCGCGCCCGGCACGATCAGCGCCATCTCCGGGGTGCCGGAGGTCCTGGCCCATCCGGCGGTGGTACGGGTCCGGCTGCGCAAGGGGGTCGGGGACGCCGTGCGCCCGCTGTCCTCCTCGTCCCAGCGGATGGGGCACGTCCTGGTCAACGCCTCGTCGCCGGACGAGCGCGAGGACGCTCTGGAGCACGTACGCCACACCTTGTCGATCCACGCCGAGCAGAACTGA